A DNA window from Paenibacillus andongensis contains the following coding sequences:
- the rpsO gene encoding 30S ribosomal protein S15, which yields MALTQERKTQLIQTHKVHDTDTGSPEVQVAILTENIVNLTNHLRTHKKDHHSRRGLLKMVGQRRKLLAYVKNKDVSRYSALIEKLGLRR from the coding sequence ATGGCATTAACTCAAGAGCGTAAAACACAACTGATTCAAACTCACAAGGTACATGATACCGATACGGGTTCACCTGAGGTACAAGTAGCTATCCTTACAGAAAACATTGTCAACCTGACAAATCATCTGCGGACTCACAAGAAAGATCATCATTCCCGCCGCGGTTTGCTCAAAATGGTTGGTCAACGCCGTAAGCTGCTAGCATACGTGAAGAACAAAGATGTGAGCCGTTACAGTGCTTTGATTGAAAAGCTTGGTTTGCGTCGATAA